The Anastrepha ludens isolate Willacy chromosome 2, idAnaLude1.1, whole genome shotgun sequence genome contains a region encoding:
- the LOC128854868 gene encoding ecdysteroid-regulated 16 kDa protein-like, whose amino-acid sequence MKSFLSTVSLFIVILALTNAAEVRKCPKSDARQLNPDEVTMPQCPKNKCTLKRNTIASIAIKITPDRDFTELTSDIKGIILDVPLPFPGYYGTSACPHIYDAEGKEKVGCPLKAGETYTYKNSFKILPIYPPVNLVIHWGMGDKNGDAVCFEIPAKIKT is encoded by the exons ATGAAGTCCTTCCTGAGCACAGTTTCACTTTTTATTGTCATTTTGGCCTTGACAAATGCCGCCGAAGTAAGAAAGTGCCCGAAGT CGGATGCACGACAATTGAATCCGGACGAAGTGACCATGCCCCAGTgtcctaaaaataaatgcacacTCAAACGCAATACAATTGCTTCCATTGCCATAAAAATTACACCAGATCGTGACTTCACCGAACTCACTTCTGATATAAAGGGCATTATTTTGGATGTACCGCTTCCATTCCCTGGTTACTATGGCACCAGCGCCTGCCCACATATCTATGACGCAGAAGGCAAAGAGAAGGTGGGCTGTCCATTGAAAGCCGGGGAAACTTACACCTACAAGAATAGCTTCAAGATTCTACCAATTTATCCACCCGTTAACTTGGTGATACACTGGGGTATGGGTGATAAAAATGGTGACGCTGTGTGTTTCGAAATACCGGCCAAGATAAAAACGTAA